Part of the Pseudomonas sp. ADAK13 genome is shown below.
AGCGGTCGAGCCGGACGACGAGCCGCCGCTGCACGCAGGCATCGCCGATGAAGCACTCGACCCGCCGGTAACCGCCGAACCCGTCGAACCGGAACCCGAACACCCCGAACGCCCGCAGCCCAAGCGCAAGCGCCCTCGCCCCGGGGCCAGCGCGCACGACGACATGCTGCAGGACCTGGAAGACGACCCACTGCACCTGTATTCCCAGAAGCGCTCCTCCGGCTGGGGCCGCCGCCTGTTCTGGGGCCTGATGGTGCTGTTGGCCGCCGCCGGCCTGGCAGGACAATACGTCGCCTACCAATTCGACGACCTGGCACGCCAGGACGCCTATCGCCCGTGGTTCCAGGAACTGTGCCCGAAACTGGGCTGCACCGTGCCATCACGGGTCGATATCGCCCACATCAAGAGCAGCAACCTGGTGGTGCGCAGCCACCCGGAGTTCGCCGGCGCCCTGGTGGTAGACGCGATCATCTATAACCGCGCGACATTTTCCCAACCGTTCCCGTTGCTGGAGCTACGCTTTGCCGACATGAACGGGAATATGATCGCCAGTCGTCGTTTCAAACCCGCCGAATACCTCAGCGGTGAGCTGGCAGGCCAGACCGAGATGCCCTCCCAGACGCCGATCCACATTGCCCTGGACATCCTCGACCCGGGCAACAAAGCGGTGAATTACAGCCTGAGCTTCCACTCTCCCGAGTGATCCGGCTCATGGGCCGGGGTTTGACGGCAGATTATTGACTGCACCGCGTTTGACCAAACCGGTGGCGATAAGAAAATAACTGCTCAGATTTTATCCAATTCAGCCTTTATCCAGTCATCGAGAGCGGGTATCATGCCAACCCTTTTTCGAACTCTAATGATCCGGCCCCACAACAGGGAAGTCCTATGTCGGCGGTACGCATCGGCCCATACACATTGCACAACGGCTTGATCCTCGCCCCGATGGCGGGAGTCACCGACCAGCCCTTTCGTCAGCTTTGCAAGCGTTTGGGCGCAGGGCTTGTAGTCTCGGAAATGGTCACCAGCGACATGAGCTTGTGGAACACCCGCAAATCGCGGATGCGCATGATCCACGAAGGTGATCCCGAGCCCCGCTCGGTACAGATCGCCGGCGGTGATGCGCAAATGCTGGCGGATGCGGCCCGGGCCAACGTGGAGTTGGGGGCGCAGATTATTGATATCAACATGGGTTGCCCGGCCAAGAAAGTCTGCAACAAGGCCGCAGGCTCTGCCCTGTTGAAGGATGAGCAGTTGGTGAGCGAGATCCTGCATGCCGTTGTCGCTGCAGTGGATGTGCCGGTCACCCTGAAGATCCGCACCGGTTGGGACCGGGACAACAAGAATGGCCTGACGGTGGCGAAGATCGCCGAGCAGGCGGGCATTACAGCGCTGGCGGTGCATGGCCGCACCCGCGCCGACCTTTACACCGGTGAAGCCGAGTACGACACCATTGCCGCGATCAAGCAGGCGGTGTCGATTCCCGTCTTTGCCAACGGCGACATCGATTCAGCCGAGAAAGCCCGGCGCGTGTTGCACGCGACCGGCGCCGATGGCCTGTTGATTGGCCGGGCTGCCCAGGGGCGGCCATGGATTTTTCGTGAGATCGAGCATTTTCTGCGTACCGGCGAAGTGTTGCCGGCACCGGAGTTGATCGAGGTGGAACGTATTCTGCTAGAGCATCTGGCCGCCCTGCACGCCTTCTATGGAGACGTGATGGGAGTACGCATTGCTCGCAAGCATGTGGGCTGGTATCTCGCAACCTTGCCGGGCGCCAGGGAGTTTCGCGCCCACTTCAATCGTTTGGATGATACGGAAGCACAGTGCGCCAACGTTCGTGAGTTCTTCTGCGAGCGTTACAAGAGCCTGGTGACAGGGGACGGAGAAGGGGTGGCCGCATGACGATGATGACCGAGACTTTAGTGAGTGGAACAACACCCGTGAGCGACAACGTCAATTTGAAACAGCACCTCAACACGCCGAGCGAAGAAGGCCAGACCCTTCGCGGGAGTGTCGAAAAGGCGCTGCACAATTATTTCGCCCACCTTGAGGGCGCTGCCGTCACGGACGTGTACAACCTGGTGCTCTCCGAAGTCGAGGCGCCGTTGCTCGAAAGCGTAATGAACTACGTCAAGGGCAACCAGACCAAGGCCAGTGAGCTGCTCGGTCTGAACCGTGGCACGCTGCGCAAGAAACTCAAGCAGTACGATTTGCTGTAAGCATTCAATCAAACCAGAAAGGCGCCCGCGTAAAAACGGTCGCCTTTTTTGCTGACTCCTTTGCTTTTGATGGAAATTGAAATGACCGACCAGACTACCCGCCTGCCGATCCGCCGTGCCTTGATCAGTGTCTCCGACAAGACCGGGATCCTCGAATTTGCCCGGGAGCTGGAAGCCCTGGGCGTGGAGATTCTCTCCACCGGCGGGACCTTCAAACTGCTGCAGGACAACGGCGTGGCCGCAGTGGAAGTGGCGGACTACACCGGTTTCGCAGAAATGATGGACGGTCGGGTCAAGACCCTGCACCCGAAAATCCACGGCGGGATCCTCGGTCGTCGCGGTATCGACGACGCCATCATGACCGAGCACGGCATCAAGCCGATCGACCTGGTGGCCGTTAACCTCTACCCGTTCGAAGCCACCATCAACAAGCCAGGCTGCGACCTGCCGACCGCCATCGAAAACATCGATATCGGCGGCCCGACCATGGTTCGCTCCGCAGCAAAAAACCACAAAGACGTGGCCATCGTGGTGAACGCCAGCGATTACGCCAACGTGCTGGAAAGCCTGAAAGCCGGGGGCCTGACCTACGCCCAGCGCTTCGACCTGATGCTCAAGGCCTTCGAACACACCGCTGCCTACGACGGCATGATCGCCAACTACATGGGCACCGTGAACCAGGCGGCTGAAACCCTCAGCACTGAAGGTCGCAGCCAGTTCCCGCGCACCTTCAACAGCCAGTTCATCAAGGCCCAGGAAATGCGCTACGGCGAGAACCCGCACCAGAGCGCGGCGTTCTACGTGGAAGCCAAGCCTGCCGAAGTCGGCATCGCCACTGCAACCCAACTGCAAGGCAAAGAGCTTTCCTACAACAACGTGGCCGACACCGACGCCGCGCTGGAATGTGTGAAGAGCTTCGTCAAGCCAGCCTGCGTGATCGTCAAGCACGCCAACCCGTGCGGCGTGGCCGTGAGCCCGGACGCTGAAGGCGGCATCCGCCAGGCGTACGAGCTGGCCTACGCCACCGACACCGAGTCGGCCTTCGGCGGCATCATCGCCTTCAACCGTGAGCTGGACGCCGAGACCGCCAAGGCGATCGTTGAGCGTCAGTTCGTTGAAGTGATCATTGCCCCGTCCGTGAGCGACGAAGCCCGCGCCATCGTGGCTGCTAAGGCCAATGTGCGCCTGTTGGCCTGCGGCGAGTGGTCGGCCGAGCGTGCTGCTGCCTGGGACTACAAGCGCGTCAACGGCGGCTTGCTGGTACAGAGCCGCGACATCGGCATGATCGGCAGTGCCGACCTGAAAGTGGTCACCAAGCGCGCGCCGACCGAACAGGAAATCAACGACCTGATCTTCGCCTGGAAAGTCGCCAAATACGTTAAATCCAACGCCATCGTCTACGCCAAGAACCGCCAGACCATCGGTGTCGGCGCCGGCCAGATGAGCCGTGTGAACTCGGCGCGTATCGCTGCGATCAAGGCCGAACATGCCGGCCTGCAAGTGCAGGGCTCGGTGATGGCGTCCGACGCTTTCTTCCCGTTCCGTGATGGCCTCGACAACGCCGCAAAAGCTGGCGTGACTGCAGTAATCCAGCCAGGCGGCTCGATGCGTGACGCAGAAGTGATTGCAGCGGCTGATGAAGCCGGCATCGCCATGGTGTTTACCGGCATGCGCCACTTCCGCCACTAACAGAATTCGAGGTTTTTGAAATGAATGTTTTGATCATTGGCAGCGGTGGCCGTGAACACGCCCTGGCCTGGAAAGTTGCCCAGGACCCACGCGTCCAGAAAGTGTTCGTTGCACCCGGCAACGCCGGCACCGCCATTGAAGCCAAGTGCGAAAACGTCGCCATCGATGTGTTGGCCCTTGAGCAACTGGCAGACTTTGCCGAGAAAAACGTTTCCCTGACCATCGTCGGTCCGGAAGTGCCGCTGGTGGCCGGCGTTGTGGACCTGTTCCGCAGCCGCGGCCTGGACTGCTTCGGCCCTACTGCCGGTGCTGCCCAGCTGGAAGGCTCGAAAGCCTTCACCAAGGATTTCCTGGCGCGCCACAAGATCCCGACCGCCGACTACCAGAACTTCACCGAGATCGAGCCGGCCCTGGCTTACCTGCGTGAGGTCGGTGCACCGATCGTGATCAAGGCCGACGGCCTGGCCGCCGGTAAAGGCGTGATCGTCGCAATGACCCTGGCCGAAGCCGAAGACGCCGTGCGCGACATGCTCGCCGGCAATGCTTTCGGTGAAGCCGGTTCGCGCGTCGTCATCGAAGAGTTCCTCGACGGCGAAGAAGCCAGCTTCATCGTGATGGTCGACGGCAAGAACGTGCTGCCGATGGCCACGAGCCAAGACCACAAACGCGTGGGCGACGGCGACAGCGGCCCGAACACCGGCGGCATGGGTGCCTACTCCCCGGCCCCAGTGGTCACCGCCGACGTGCACAAACGCGTGATGGACCTGGTGATCTGGCCCACCGTTCGCGGCATGGCGGACGAAGGCAACGTGTACACCGGTTTCCTGTACGCCGGCTTGATGATCGACAAGGCCGGCAACCCGAAAGTCATCGAGTTCAACTGCCGCTTCGGCGACCCGGAAACCCAGCCGGTAATGCTGCGCCTGCAGTCGAGCCTGGTGTTGCTGGTGGAAGCTGCGCTGGCCCAGGCCCTGGACAAGGTCGAAGCCCAATGGGACCCGCGCCCAAGCGTCGGCATCGTGCTGGCCGCCGGCGGCTACCCGGCCGACTACGCCAAGGGCGATGTGATTGAAGGTCTGGACGCGGCTGCTACGCTGGAAGGCAAGGTGTTCCACGCGGGCACCGCGCTCAAGGATGGCAAGGTGGTCACCGCCGGTGGTCGCGTATTGTGCGCAACCGCCATGGGCAGCAGCGTAGATGCCGCCCAGCAACAGGCTTACAAGCTGGCGGCAAAGATCGACTGGAAGGGCTGCTTCTACCGCACCGACATTGGCTACCGCGCCATTGCCCGTGAGCGTGGCGAAAGTCAGTAAACAGCTATCCGTTCGGTTAGGCAGGGGCCCTTGGCCCTTGCCCTACTCTTGTGGCCCCGCGCATAGTTATACCCATGCATCAACCTACGAAGGGATTTCGCCGTGCGCTGGCTCAGGATCGCCATAGGTTTCACTGTCAGTCTGCTGACCTTGCTCTGCTTGCTTCCGGCCCAGGCCGCCGCACAAGGCAGTGGCTGGGCGGTATTGCTTGATGAACAGGCCGATCTGCAACTGAGCGATATCCGCTCGCCCCGCTACATCAATCAATTCAGCCCCATCGAACTGGACCGGATTACCGCCGCGCAACCGGACGGTGCGTTGTGGGTGCGCTTCAGGCTGCAACCCGGCAAGCACGAGCAAGTGCTGCGGGTATTCGCCCCCGACCTGTCTCACCTGAACCTGTACGTGCTCGACGGCGACACCCTGGTGGAGCAGCAAGCCACCGGTACCCGCCAGCCCCAGGCCGAGCGCCCGCTGCCCAGCAGCGACTTCATGCTGCCGATGCCCCAAAGCCAAAAGCCGCTGGACGTGTACCTGCGCATGGTCTCGGAACACGAACTGCGCCCCTACATCACCCTGGAGCCCGCCGTACTGGCCGCGGCCAACCAGAACCAGACACTGATCTACGGGCTGCTGTTCGGCTGCCTGGTGATGCTGATCCTGCACAACCTGACCCGCTACGCTTACCATCGCTCCCGCAGCAGCCTGTGGCTCGCCGCCTGCGAAGTGCTGTTGATGC
Proteins encoded:
- a CDS encoding DUF3426 domain-containing protein; translated protein: MTDSFVTQCPHCQARFRVSHAQLSVARGVVRCGSCLQVFNAARQLLEQRASAPAPQPPAATEPPPEAPRAISQKQWTAEELDLDNLDLDEELAKLERREIQHTQPVGADRRQHGSDRRQKEDSLSASRDTAKAEEEQWAASLFSEPRDDRAQAPQPDDEPQPAKATPGKPKRTEPSMSLEAVEPDDEPPLHAGIADEALDPPVTAEPVEPEPEHPERPQPKRKRPRPGASAHDDMLQDLEDDPLHLYSQKRSSGWGRRLFWGLMVLLAAAGLAGQYVAYQFDDLARQDAYRPWFQELCPKLGCTVPSRVDIAHIKSSNLVVRSHPEFAGALVVDAIIYNRATFSQPFPLLELRFADMNGNMIASRRFKPAEYLSGELAGQTEMPSQTPIHIALDILDPGNKAVNYSLSFHSPE
- the dusB gene encoding tRNA dihydrouridine synthase DusB, whose translation is MSAVRIGPYTLHNGLILAPMAGVTDQPFRQLCKRLGAGLVVSEMVTSDMSLWNTRKSRMRMIHEGDPEPRSVQIAGGDAQMLADAARANVELGAQIIDINMGCPAKKVCNKAAGSALLKDEQLVSEILHAVVAAVDVPVTLKIRTGWDRDNKNGLTVAKIAEQAGITALAVHGRTRADLYTGEAEYDTIAAIKQAVSIPVFANGDIDSAEKARRVLHATGADGLLIGRAAQGRPWIFREIEHFLRTGEVLPAPELIEVERILLEHLAALHAFYGDVMGVRIARKHVGWYLATLPGAREFRAHFNRLDDTEAQCANVREFFCERYKSLVTGDGEGVAA
- the purH gene encoding bifunctional phosphoribosylaminoimidazolecarboxamide formyltransferase/IMP cyclohydrolase — protein: MTDQTTRLPIRRALISVSDKTGILEFARELEALGVEILSTGGTFKLLQDNGVAAVEVADYTGFAEMMDGRVKTLHPKIHGGILGRRGIDDAIMTEHGIKPIDLVAVNLYPFEATINKPGCDLPTAIENIDIGGPTMVRSAAKNHKDVAIVVNASDYANVLESLKAGGLTYAQRFDLMLKAFEHTAAYDGMIANYMGTVNQAAETLSTEGRSQFPRTFNSQFIKAQEMRYGENPHQSAAFYVEAKPAEVGIATATQLQGKELSYNNVADTDAALECVKSFVKPACVIVKHANPCGVAVSPDAEGGIRQAYELAYATDTESAFGGIIAFNRELDAETAKAIVERQFVEVIIAPSVSDEARAIVAAKANVRLLACGEWSAERAAAWDYKRVNGGLLVQSRDIGMIGSADLKVVTKRAPTEQEINDLIFAWKVAKYVKSNAIVYAKNRQTIGVGAGQMSRVNSARIAAIKAEHAGLQVQGSVMASDAFFPFRDGLDNAAKAGVTAVIQPGGSMRDAEVIAAADEAGIAMVFTGMRHFRH
- the fis gene encoding DNA-binding transcriptional regulator Fis encodes the protein MTMMTETLVSGTTPVSDNVNLKQHLNTPSEEGQTLRGSVEKALHNYFAHLEGAAVTDVYNLVLSEVEAPLLESVMNYVKGNQTKASELLGLNRGTLRKKLKQYDLL
- the purD gene encoding phosphoribosylamine--glycine ligase encodes the protein MNVLIIGSGGREHALAWKVAQDPRVQKVFVAPGNAGTAIEAKCENVAIDVLALEQLADFAEKNVSLTIVGPEVPLVAGVVDLFRSRGLDCFGPTAGAAQLEGSKAFTKDFLARHKIPTADYQNFTEIEPALAYLREVGAPIVIKADGLAAGKGVIVAMTLAEAEDAVRDMLAGNAFGEAGSRVVIEEFLDGEEASFIVMVDGKNVLPMATSQDHKRVGDGDSGPNTGGMGAYSPAPVVTADVHKRVMDLVIWPTVRGMADEGNVYTGFLYAGLMIDKAGNPKVIEFNCRFGDPETQPVMLRLQSSLVLLVEAALAQALDKVEAQWDPRPSVGIVLAAGGYPADYAKGDVIEGLDAAATLEGKVFHAGTALKDGKVVTAGGRVLCATAMGSSVDAAQQQAYKLAAKIDWKGCFYRTDIGYRAIARERGESQ